The Pyruvatibacter sp. HU-CL02332 genome includes a window with the following:
- a CDS encoding DUF3572 domain-containing protein, translating to MNSEDAQILALHALTFLLEDSQRIEGFLRMTGIEPHDLREMVAEKHGQAAILDYLLGNETLLLAFTAEEGCHDQDPALARKALGGRAMTQDWTSA from the coding sequence TTGAATAGTGAAGATGCACAGATTTTGGCCCTCCACGCGTTGACGTTCCTTTTGGAAGATTCCCAGCGCATTGAAGGGTTTCTGCGGATGACGGGGATCGAGCCCCATGATTTGAGGGAAATGGTGGCCGAGAAACACGGACAGGCGGCAATTCTGGATTATCTATTGGGTAACGAAACGCTCCTGCTCGCCTTTACCGCCGAAGAAGGTTGCCACGATCAGGACCCCGCCCTTGCCCGCAAGGCCCTTGGAGGCCGCGCCATGACCCAAGACTGGACGTCTGCATGA
- the rnr gene encoding ribonuclease R, with protein sequence MAKKPNSPRPRKKPAKRGKAKAASANFLPTKDQVLEFMATYQGVPGKREIARAFRIQGPQRVALKGLLRQMEEEGLLEKASNKKFTRVGELPPVGVVDIVDRDADGELIAKPANWTAETDPPTIVLAPAGHKDPGSFGVGDRVLARLNKATEGFDYEARVIKKLGDGAKTVIGVLRSGPGKDWTLEPVDKRERNDYRIASSDVADAKPEDLVEAEVLSGRQYHRHSAKVIKSLGPLEGTHAISLIAVHEQGIPVDFDPAALAEAEAAKPANARGRTDLRDIPLITIDPADARDHDDAVWATPSEEQNNKGGFEVIVAIADVAGYVRPGSALDRDAEKRGNSAYFPDRVIPMLPERISNNLCSLVEGEDRPCIAVRMVFDKHGNKKSHEFMRAIMRSAAKLSYQQAQRAYDSLTSDVESDVPDALTQNVIVPLYQAYEAITRAQEKRAPLALDLPERKIEMGPDGHIAQIRDVERLDSMRLIEAFMISANVCAAETLESKKAPVVYRIHDAPSPEKLTALAEFLQTLDMSIPRGAVIKPGHLNRILESAADTETSDMVSEVVLRSMAQAEYNPENLGHFGLNLQRYAHFTSPIRRYADLLVHRSLIRALGLTPNVAKDGLTDDEEKNLAQIAEHISSTERRAMAAERASKDRYLAQFLSNRIGAEFEGRISGVTRFGLFVRLNETGADGLVLISSLNGDYYHHSESLHALIGERTGMMFRLGDDVTVRLEEVAPLKGGMRFEMIAGGRKADPSEQKHARKDRQNARSQAGGKHGRANPSRRPKLPRSGKKKSSSRRK encoded by the coding sequence GTGGCCAAAAAACCCAATAGCCCTCGCCCTCGGAAAAAACCTGCAAAACGCGGCAAAGCCAAAGCTGCGTCTGCCAACTTTTTGCCGACTAAGGACCAGGTCCTTGAGTTCATGGCGACCTATCAGGGCGTTCCGGGCAAACGCGAAATCGCTCGCGCCTTCCGCATTCAGGGTCCGCAGCGCGTAGCCCTGAAAGGTTTGTTGCGGCAGATGGAAGAAGAAGGCCTTCTTGAAAAGGCGTCCAACAAAAAGTTCACCCGCGTGGGCGAACTTCCGCCGGTTGGCGTAGTCGACATTGTGGACCGCGATGCCGATGGAGAGCTGATCGCCAAGCCTGCCAACTGGACGGCAGAAACAGACCCACCGACAATCGTTCTGGCACCTGCAGGTCACAAGGACCCTGGTAGTTTCGGCGTTGGTGACCGTGTCCTCGCCCGGCTCAACAAGGCAACTGAAGGCTTTGACTACGAAGCCCGTGTCATCAAGAAACTCGGGGATGGCGCCAAGACCGTCATCGGTGTCCTGCGCTCGGGTCCAGGCAAGGACTGGACCCTCGAACCAGTAGATAAACGCGAACGAAACGATTACCGGATTGCATCAAGCGATGTCGCCGATGCAAAGCCTGAAGATCTGGTTGAAGCAGAAGTTCTTTCAGGTCGCCAGTACCACCGGCACTCCGCAAAGGTCATCAAGTCACTTGGTCCCCTCGAGGGCACCCACGCCATCAGCCTCATTGCCGTGCATGAACAGGGTATTCCCGTAGACTTTGACCCGGCAGCACTTGCTGAAGCCGAAGCGGCAAAGCCTGCCAACGCCCGCGGGCGAACCGATCTTCGCGACATTCCTCTAATCACCATCGACCCGGCAGATGCGCGCGATCACGATGATGCGGTCTGGGCAACACCCAGCGAAGAACAGAACAACAAAGGCGGTTTCGAAGTTATCGTAGCCATTGCCGACGTCGCAGGTTACGTCCGCCCGGGCTCTGCACTGGACCGCGATGCTGAAAAGCGCGGCAACTCGGCCTACTTCCCTGACCGCGTCATTCCTATGTTGCCTGAACGCATTTCAAACAATCTGTGTTCGCTTGTTGAGGGTGAAGACCGCCCCTGCATCGCGGTTCGCATGGTGTTTGATAAGCATGGCAACAAGAAGAGCCATGAGTTCATGCGCGCCATCATGCGCTCAGCTGCCAAGCTGTCCTATCAGCAGGCCCAACGAGCGTATGACAGCCTGACATCAGATGTTGAATCTGATGTACCCGACGCACTGACACAAAACGTCATCGTGCCGCTCTATCAAGCCTATGAGGCGATCACACGCGCTCAGGAAAAACGAGCGCCCCTCGCGCTTGATTTGCCAGAACGAAAAATTGAAATGGGCCCCGATGGCCACATCGCGCAAATTCGCGACGTGGAGCGGCTCGACAGCATGCGCCTTATTGAGGCGTTCATGATTTCAGCGAACGTGTGCGCTGCCGAAACCCTTGAGAGCAAGAAGGCGCCGGTAGTGTATCGGATCCATGATGCACCCTCCCCTGAAAAGCTGACGGCGCTGGCGGAGTTTCTGCAGACACTGGATATGTCCATACCCCGTGGCGCAGTTATCAAGCCCGGCCATCTCAACCGTATTCTTGAAAGCGCCGCCGATACCGAAACCTCCGACATGGTCAGTGAAGTCGTGCTGCGATCCATGGCTCAAGCAGAATACAACCCTGAGAACCTTGGGCACTTCGGGTTGAACCTGCAACGCTATGCGCATTTCACATCACCCATTCGTCGGTATGCGGATCTGTTGGTCCACCGATCTCTCATTCGCGCACTCGGACTCACGCCCAACGTTGCAAAAGACGGGCTTACCGACGACGAGGAGAAGAACCTCGCGCAGATTGCCGAACATATTTCGTCGACTGAGCGGCGCGCCATGGCAGCCGAACGCGCAAGCAAGGACCGCTATCTTGCTCAATTCCTGTCCAATCGCATCGGTGCCGAGTTTGAAGGTCGCATCTCAGGCGTCACCCGATTTGGATTATTCGTTCGACTGAACGAAACCGGCGCTGACGGCCTGGTACTCATCTCATCCTTGAATGGCGACTACTATCATCATTCAGAGAGCCTTCACGCCCTCATCGGCGAGCGCACAGGCATGATGTTCCGCCTTGGCGACGACGTTACTGTGCGCCTCGAAGAAGTAGCGCCGCTGAAAGGCGGTATGCGCTTTGAGATGATTGCCGGCGGCCGCAAGGCAGACCCATCCGAGCAGAAGCACGCGCGCAAGGATCGCCAGAACGCACGCTCGCAGGCAGGCGGAAAACATGGACGGGCAAACCCCTCCAGACGCCCAAAACTGCCTCGCTCAGGCAAAAAGAAATCCTCCTCCCGCCGCAAGTGA
- a CDS encoding PleD family two-component system response regulator: MTARVLVVDDIPANVKLLEAKLTAEYFDVSTAFNGREALEAATTEKPDIILLDVMMPEMDGFEVCRRLKSMPETQHVPVIMVTALDQPADRVTGLEAGADDFLTKPVDDIALMARVRSLVRLKLMTDELRMRETTSNQLGLMDEAEALHRADAAMGRVLVVEDRETSARRIAESLREQNRVTIESDAREALVRVSGEDYDLVVVSLSLERSDGLRFCSHLRSEERTRNTPILAIVENGDTTRLVRALDMGVNDYLMRPVDRNELTARVRTQLKRKRYQDVLRQNLQLSLEMAITDPLTNLYNRRYMESHLSTLVQRAADRGKAISLLIVDIDFFKAVNDTHGHDVGDDVLREFGERLARNVRGIDLACRYGGEEFVVVMPDTDVAFANTVAERLRKGIADESFNVGGGVGALDITASIGVTSLQSPTESVDQFLKRADQALYRAKREGRNRVVSEAA, translated from the coding sequence ATGACGGCACGTGTCCTGGTGGTTGATGACATCCCTGCGAATGTCAAACTGCTCGAAGCAAAACTGACTGCTGAGTATTTTGACGTTTCAACGGCATTCAACGGTCGTGAAGCGCTTGAAGCTGCGACAACTGAAAAACCCGATATCATTCTTCTTGACGTTATGATGCCTGAGATGGACGGCTTTGAAGTCTGCCGCCGTCTTAAATCCATGCCGGAAACTCAGCATGTTCCCGTCATCATGGTGACGGCGCTTGATCAGCCTGCTGATCGCGTGACAGGGCTTGAGGCTGGCGCTGACGATTTTCTGACAAAACCAGTCGATGACATCGCGCTGATGGCGCGGGTGCGCAGCCTGGTACGGCTCAAGCTCATGACGGACGAGCTACGTATGCGCGAGACGACCAGCAACCAGCTGGGTCTTATGGATGAAGCCGAAGCTCTGCACAGAGCTGACGCCGCCATGGGGCGTGTTCTGGTGGTTGAGGACCGTGAGACATCTGCACGCCGTATTGCAGAGAGCCTACGTGAGCAAAACCGTGTCACGATAGAGAGCGATGCCCGTGAGGCATTGGTTCGCGTAAGCGGTGAAGATTATGACCTTGTGGTGGTCAGTCTGTCTCTTGAGCGCTCGGATGGGCTTCGTTTCTGCTCGCATTTGCGATCTGAAGAGCGCACGCGAAATACTCCAATTCTGGCCATCGTTGAGAATGGCGACACGACGCGGCTGGTGCGCGCACTCGATATGGGTGTGAACGACTATCTGATGCGTCCGGTGGATCGCAACGAACTGACGGCCCGTGTCCGCACGCAGCTCAAGCGTAAGCGGTATCAGGATGTGCTGCGGCAGAACCTGCAGTTGAGCCTGGAAATGGCCATTACGGACCCGCTGACGAACCTGTACAACCGTCGCTACATGGAAAGCCATCTGAGCACGCTTGTGCAGCGGGCGGCTGACCGGGGTAAGGCAATTTCATTGCTGATCGTCGATATCGACTTCTTCAAGGCCGTGAACGATACCCATGGCCATGATGTGGGCGATGATGTTCTGCGGGAGTTCGGTGAACGTCTGGCGCGCAATGTGCGCGGAATCGACCTGGCTTGCCGGTATGGCGGGGAAGAATTCGTGGTCGTGATGCCTGATACGGACGTGGCTTTTGCGAATACGGTGGCAGAACGGCTGCGCAAGGGCATCGCGGACGAATCGTTCAATGTGGGCGGCGGTGTAGGGGCACTCGACATCACAGCCTCCATCGGCGTGACGTCACTTCAGAGCCCCACCGAAAGTGTGGACCAGTTCCTCAAGCGGGCTGATCAGGCGCTGTATCGCGCGAAGCGCGAAGGTCGCAACCGGGTCGTTTCCGAAGCTGCCTAA
- a CDS encoding response regulator: MSKRVLIVEDNELNMKLFHDLLDAHGYETLQTRDGMEALEIARSERPDLILMDIQLPEVSGLEVTKWLKEDDTLKQIPVVAVTAFAMKGDEEKIRQGGCEAYIAKPISVAQFMETVQRFLN; encoded by the coding sequence ATGTCGAAGCGCGTTTTGATCGTCGAGGACAATGAGCTGAACATGAAGCTGTTTCATGATCTGCTTGACGCCCATGGGTATGAAACCCTTCAGACACGAGACGGCATGGAAGCGCTGGAGATTGCGCGCTCCGAACGCCCTGATCTCATCTTGATGGATATTCAGCTGCCGGAAGTGTCGGGCCTTGAGGTCACCAAGTGGCTCAAGGAAGACGACACCCTCAAGCAGATCCCCGTGGTGGCGGTTACGGCCTTTGCTATGAAGGGTGACGAGGAAAAGATCCGCCAGGGTGGCTGCGAAGCGTACATTGCCAAACCGATTTCGGTTGCGCAGTTCATGGAGACCGTTCAGCGGTTCCTCAACTAG
- a CDS encoding ROK family protein, translated as MRIGIDLGGTKTEALLMAPDGSDVLRLRVPTPAKDYAANLDMLASLVAQLDDKAGRPCSVGIGMPGAMSLQTGLIKNANSTWLIGHPLLADLEQRIGPRVRLANDADCFALSEASDGAGADHHTVFGVILGTGVGGGLVVDGKLVSGPNSITGEWGHTPLAWMSDAEHPGPACYCGKHGCVEAWCSGPALAADHMRMTQMSLSPEKIVAEAIAGDTDAQSTLDRHADRLARALSTVINIIDPHAIVLGGGLSELEHLYGAVAARLPHHVFSDTVVTPILKNHHGASSGIRGAAWLWPADAAIEAR; from the coding sequence ATGCGCATTGGCATTGATCTTGGTGGCACAAAGACCGAAGCCCTGCTTATGGCGCCAGATGGAAGCGATGTCCTGCGACTGCGCGTCCCAACGCCCGCCAAGGACTATGCAGCCAATCTCGACATGCTCGCGTCACTGGTCGCCCAACTCGACGACAAAGCCGGTCGTCCCTGTTCTGTCGGCATTGGCATGCCCGGGGCCATGTCACTTCAAACCGGCCTCATAAAAAACGCCAATTCGACCTGGCTCATCGGTCACCCCCTCCTCGCCGACCTTGAACAGCGCATCGGCCCACGGGTGCGGCTCGCCAACGATGCTGATTGTTTTGCGTTGTCTGAAGCAAGCGACGGTGCCGGTGCCGACCATCACACAGTGTTCGGCGTAATCCTGGGAACCGGCGTCGGCGGCGGCCTTGTTGTGGATGGCAAACTGGTCTCCGGCCCAAACTCCATCACAGGCGAATGGGGACATACCCCACTGGCATGGATGAGCGACGCGGAACACCCGGGCCCGGCCTGCTACTGTGGGAAGCATGGGTGTGTCGAAGCATGGTGCTCCGGCCCGGCATTGGCTGCCGACCATATGCGTATGACACAGATGTCCCTGTCGCCGGAAAAGATCGTCGCGGAAGCCATCGCAGGAGACACCGATGCTCAGTCCACGCTGGACAGGCACGCAGACCGTCTAGCGCGCGCGCTATCGACCGTGATTAACATCATTGACCCTCACGCAATCGTTCTGGGTGGCGGCCTAAGCGAGCTTGAGCATCTCTACGGCGCGGTTGCAGCACGTCTGCCACACCACGTGTTCTCCGATACCGTTGTCACACCAATCCTGAAGAACCATCACGGCGCCTCAAGCGGCATTCGCGGTGCTGCGTGGCTTTGGCCAGCTGATGCTGCAATTGAGGCGCGCTAG
- the rpmG gene encoding 50S ribosomal protein L33, giving the protein MAKPTTIKIKLQSTADTGYFYVAKKNARTMTEKMVVKKYDPVVRKHVEFKEAKIK; this is encoded by the coding sequence ATGGCTAAGCCAACAACGATCAAGATCAAGCTTCAGAGCACCGCGGACACTGGCTACTTCTACGTTGCCAAAAAGAACGCGCGCACCATGACCGAGAAGATGGTCGTGAAAAAATATGACCCCGTCGTGCGCAAGCACGTCGAGTTCAAGGAAGCAAAAATCAAGTAG
- a CDS encoding NUDIX domain-containing protein, protein MSAVKPRDAASLVLLRDASDGPEVLMGRRHSRHAFIPDAFVFPGGKLDADDKRVTTAQSASSKASPAKQALEAAAIRETFEETGLLLACPGDIGAPVEGTWGQFRDQGLVPDAKKLRLLARAITPAESPIRFHARFFTAHNASVSGELKGSGELLDLDWYPLNHAKTLPIIDVTEFVLKEVSERAQKNSLEGPVAFWRYRSGTPILSYEG, encoded by the coding sequence ATGAGTGCCGTTAAGCCCCGGGATGCCGCCAGTCTTGTCCTGCTGCGCGATGCATCCGATGGTCCCGAAGTCCTTATGGGTCGTCGCCATTCACGCCATGCCTTTATTCCAGACGCATTCGTCTTTCCCGGCGGGAAACTCGACGCCGACGACAAACGCGTGACGACCGCGCAATCCGCATCAAGCAAGGCATCACCAGCCAAACAGGCGCTGGAAGCGGCTGCCATTCGCGAGACCTTTGAGGAGACCGGCCTCCTACTCGCCTGCCCCGGAGACATCGGCGCACCCGTTGAAGGCACATGGGGACAGTTCCGCGATCAGGGCCTTGTTCCTGATGCAAAGAAGCTTCGGCTCCTTGCTCGGGCCATTACGCCGGCAGAAAGCCCCATTCGGTTTCACGCCAGGTTCTTCACCGCGCACAACGCCAGTGTCTCAGGTGAACTCAAAGGGTCTGGCGAGTTGTTGGATCTCGACTGGTATCCACTGAACCACGCCAAGACGCTTCCCATCATCGACGTCACTGAATTCGTCCTGAAGGAAGTCTCCGAACGCGCGCAAAAAAACAGCCTCGAAGGACCGGTCGCATTCTGGCGTTACCGCTCTGGCACCCCCATCCTGTCATACGAGGGCTGA
- a CDS encoding DUF983 domain-containing protein translates to MASPGTDPTLVTPVTSVGQTARPVWPAMMKGLKHRCPKCGKGALFGAYLKVVDSCDSCGQELHHHRADDAPPYFTIFVSGHIIIPLMIVVERIWEPALWIHMAVWLPVTLIMCMALLPPIKGALVGLQWAFRMHGFEYDEEPADASGARTGIS, encoded by the coding sequence ATTGCATCGCCTGGTACCGACCCCACCCTGGTCACACCAGTAACGTCTGTAGGCCAGACAGCACGTCCCGTTTGGCCGGCGATGATGAAAGGCCTGAAGCACAGATGCCCGAAATGCGGCAAAGGTGCTCTTTTTGGCGCTTATCTGAAGGTTGTTGATTCTTGTGACAGCTGCGGACAGGAATTGCACCACCATCGTGCAGACGACGCGCCACCCTATTTCACTATTTTTGTATCCGGCCATATCATCATTCCACTGATGATCGTGGTGGAACGAATCTGGGAGCCCGCCTTGTGGATTCACATGGCGGTATGGTTGCCGGTAACGCTGATCATGTGCATGGCCCTGCTCCCGCCCATTAAAGGCGCTCTGGTCGGCCTGCAGTGGGCTTTTCGCATGCACGGCTTTGAATATGACGAAGAGCCAGCTGATGCCTCAGGGGCCCGCACAGGCATTAGCTGA
- a CDS encoding MFS transporter gives MQTGSSATHNLTDDERRRSILAALGCIGAVGIGLGATLPLLALRMDSMGATATMIGLNTAMVGLSHLIFTPLVPRILRHINMMPFLLICAVAASIGIMGYVAFPNIWVWFPLRFLTSASLAGLFIVSEIWINQIAEDRTRGRIIGLYATVFAGSFALGPVILLAVGTDGSLPFMITAGMTLVAILPLQLARGLMPNIHEKPSQSFMSFILVAPAATFAALAYGAIETQVFNLLPVYSIRTGATETVAALVLSIFAAGNVAMQVPIGYLADRFDRRHVLAGCAAVGVAGPMLLPLAAGQPWVLYPILFIYGGVVVGMYTVGLALLGQRFTGADLAAANAAFVVMYSLGALVGPIAGGTAMDINDPNGLTISLATIAGFGLVLTLWRRRTAGPALPPDARDT, from the coding sequence GTGCAGACCGGCTCAAGCGCCACCCACAACCTGACAGACGATGAACGCAGACGGTCCATCCTGGCCGCCCTTGGCTGCATCGGCGCTGTGGGTATCGGCCTAGGCGCTACGCTGCCGCTGCTTGCCCTGCGCATGGATTCCATGGGTGCAACAGCCACCATGATCGGCCTCAACACCGCCATGGTGGGTCTCTCGCATCTCATTTTTACGCCGCTCGTGCCGCGCATCCTTCGGCACATCAACATGATGCCCTTCCTGCTGATATGCGCCGTCGCAGCATCCATCGGAATAATGGGCTATGTGGCCTTTCCCAATATCTGGGTCTGGTTCCCTTTGCGCTTCCTCACCTCTGCATCACTGGCGGGGCTCTTCATCGTCAGCGAGATCTGGATCAACCAGATTGCGGAGGACAGAACCAGAGGCCGCATCATTGGCCTCTACGCGACCGTTTTCGCCGGGTCGTTCGCCTTGGGACCTGTCATCCTGCTCGCGGTCGGCACGGATGGCTCCCTTCCCTTCATGATCACCGCTGGCATGACACTCGTCGCCATTCTGCCCCTGCAGCTGGCCCGCGGCCTGATGCCCAACATTCACGAGAAGCCGTCTCAGAGCTTCATGTCCTTCATCCTGGTGGCGCCGGCGGCCACTTTTGCTGCGTTAGCCTATGGCGCCATCGAAACGCAGGTTTTCAACCTGCTGCCGGTCTATTCAATTCGCACCGGCGCGACAGAGACCGTGGCTGCCCTCGTGCTCAGCATCTTCGCGGCAGGCAATGTAGCGATGCAGGTGCCGATCGGTTACCTGGCAGACAGATTTGATCGTCGCCATGTTCTGGCCGGGTGCGCCGCAGTCGGCGTGGCTGGCCCCATGCTGCTGCCTCTTGCCGCCGGACAGCCCTGGGTCCTCTACCCCATCCTGTTCATCTATGGCGGCGTGGTGGTTGGCATGTACACGGTAGGGCTAGCCCTTCTGGGACAGCGGTTCACCGGCGCGGACCTTGCCGCGGCCAATGCAGCCTTCGTGGTCATGTACTCCCTTGGCGCTCTTGTCGGCCCTATCGCGGGAGGGACTGCCATGGATATCAACGACCCCAACGGCCTTACCATCTCACTGGCCACAATCGCGGGATTCGGCCTTGTTCTGACACTCTGGCGACGCCGTACGGCAGGCCCGGCATTACCGCCAGATGCCCGCGATACATAA
- a CDS encoding NUDIX hydrolase, protein MTKNQKTAKSTKQVPSKKGGPFDPAYMRPSEYREEKTPAVRPKDAATLILVRHDDNAPRILMGKRAASHKFMPNKYVFPGGRVDIADSRIKPARDLTRTVQRQLMDRMRGTPSLARARSYALAAVRETFEETGLVVGAPNTGAAPKSRHADWHAYFQQGALPDLSKFDMIARAITPPYRNRRFDTRFLMGDASTILSDMHDTAGASGELLDLHWLTVDEARDVDLPNITRMVIAEIESRLQAPKDAAKRPVPFVYFRGAKPIQDKIKV, encoded by the coding sequence ATGACAAAAAATCAAAAGACAGCAAAATCGACCAAACAGGTCCCATCCAAAAAAGGTGGCCCCTTCGATCCGGCCTATATGCGGCCCAGCGAGTATCGCGAGGAAAAGACACCGGCCGTACGTCCCAAAGATGCAGCCACATTGATCCTTGTGCGCCATGACGACAACGCACCGCGCATTCTTATGGGAAAACGTGCCGCCAGCCACAAGTTCATGCCGAACAAATATGTGTTCCCAGGTGGACGTGTGGACATTGCCGACAGCCGTATCAAACCAGCCAGGGACCTGACCCGTACTGTTCAGCGGCAGCTGATGGACCGCATGCGCGGCACCCCATCACTCGCCCGCGCCCGCTCTTACGCCCTGGCGGCAGTGCGCGAGACCTTCGAGGAAACCGGCCTTGTGGTAGGCGCCCCGAATACAGGCGCCGCTCCCAAGTCTCGCCACGCAGACTGGCACGCTTACTTCCAGCAGGGCGCCCTGCCCGACCTTTCAAAGTTCGACATGATCGCCCGCGCCATTACACCGCCCTATCGCAACCGCCGGTTTGATACCCGCTTCTTAATGGGCGATGCCTCGACCATTCTCAGCGACATGCACGACACCGCCGGAGCATCCGGAGAATTGCTCGACCTGCATTGGCTAACTGTTGACGAGGCCCGTGACGTAGACCTTCCCAACATCACCCGCATGGTGATTGCCGAGATTGAATCTCGCCTTCAGGCGCCAAAGGATGCAGCCAAACGCCCTGTGCCGTTTGTCTACTTTCGCGGCGCCAAACCAATTCAGGACAAGATCAAAGTATGA